In Garra rufa chromosome 15, GarRuf1.0, whole genome shotgun sequence, a single genomic region encodes these proteins:
- the mbd1a gene encoding methyl-CpG-binding domain protein 1a isoform X1, protein MTDELNRASAEPETTKPEETVPVGADVVTVIVDNAAGNNMPGKVTVELPPDWLKPMEDDEDDGGEGVKRKTIDDVPKVKRRRGRPPIARNVRHGLTRVDFKRGLHADRPKNKTVRTLQEKTHSSLPSETAIPVPEPTRTPEVLPRTTPRIIRKPTSTSQRPRPIPISSGGGSSLFKTPNTEFQSPPRLTRVSPLSIDTSVTRNFVHSPVLKVGNVSEQAISTTGPGTNGTEPPLRLWLCPSLEPISPTKTQDTFSDQTVSLPDFSETTLNGRVTPKESFPLLSACESCGCPFSAQKIGDTVCYRCRPKPEKKQSPPNIVFRKVGQDQWEVGKTKHPRKQILQKQHPKFKKIVKEDFVPDGDDDEDDWNSKKRNRRMCRQCVACLREDDCGKCDFCMDKPKFGGSNKKRQKCRLRQCKFQSKLLHGQRTNGMLNQSLPRRRRNVKPKLKRRGRPPRKRKFRDNPWEDDEEVSDKDADDDEEDLGHYKMNGKAGGKSKWNYSFKEDDEDMFVEAVIEDDEPSNGEEDPDILGSEGSVMVSNEMYANTSGLGAQGLYYNMSGVPAVPHMLGSVPLCNSNPVPMGEVMSALPMGDDMTQNGFLQIEMVRVGSPLSHYTEEPQIAEQHMPEPHQEPTPVITQIFSLAGGESDCDRDQGLMELFTSLGQTVLPAHWVAVMAKGPVLQLLQCSKISTMADTVVQIEKGFFYQVSVQNQPLLLMHAIYSRHPTCLETVDDVVSLLLDLEGLGVCQGYQNFNMGSPWEPRMSVRAALCDLLIPKDEEQCSKCTQPVEG, encoded by the exons ATGACGGATGAGCTGAACAGAGCATCAGCTGAACCAGAGACGACGAAACCGGAAGAGACTGTGCCGGTTGGAGCAGACGTTGTTACTGTCATTGTGGATAATGCAGCGGGGAACAACATGCCGGGAAAGGTGACGGTCGAGTTGCCACCTGATTGGCTGAAGCCAATGGAGGACGATGAAGATGATGGTGGTGAAGGTGTCAAGAGGAAGACCATTGATGACGT TCCGAAAGTAAAACGACGCAGAGGTCGGCCTCCCATTGCCAGAAATGTTAGACATGGACTTACTCGTGTAGATTTTAAGAGAGGATTGCATGCAGATCGCCCTAAAAATAAG ACTGTTCGTACTCTACAGGAAAAAACACATTCAAGTCTCCCATCCGAAACTGCCATTCCCGTCCCAGAACCAACCCGGACACCTGAGGTTTTACCCCGAACAACCCCGAGAATCATTCGCAAACCGACGTCGACATCCCAAAGACCCCGACCCATCCCCATCTCATCTGGAGGAGGCAGCAGTCTCTTCAAAACCCCCAACACCGAATTTCAAAGCCCGCCACGCCTCACAAGGGTCTCGCCGCTCAGCATTGACACATCCGTGACAAGGAATTTTGTTCACTCTCCAGTTTTAAAAGTGGGTAATGTTTCCGAACAGGCCATTTCCACTACCGGACCTGGAACAAATGGCACTGAGCCGCCCCTACGACTGTGGCTTTGTCCATCTCTGGAGCCCATTAGCCCTACAAAAACTCAGGATACGTTCTCAGATCAGACTGTAAGTTTACCAGATTTTTCGGAGACAACGCTTAATGGAAGAGTGACCCCAAAGGAAAGTTTTCCTCTGCTCAG TGCATGTGAAAGCTGTGGCTGCCCATTTTCTGCTCAGAAGATTGGAGACACGGTGTGCTACAGATGTAGGCCGAAAC CAGAGAAGAAGCAGTCCCCTCCAAATATTGTGTTTAGGAAG GTTGGGCAGGATCAGTGGGAGGTTGGGAAAACAAAACATCCAAGAAAACAAATTCTG CAGAAACAACATCCCAAATTTAAGAAAATTGTAAAAGAG GATTTTGTTCCTGATGGTGATGACGATGAGGATGACTGG AATTCAAAGAAGCGCAATCGCAGGATGTGCCGACAATGTGTTGCTTGTCTTCGTGAAGATGACTGTGGCAAATGTGATTTCTGCATGGACAAGCCCAAGTTTGGTGGCAGTAACAAGAAAAGGCAGAAATGTCGCTTAAGGCAGTGCAAGTTTCAGTCCAAGCTTCTTCATGGTCAAAGaacaaat GGAATGCTAAATCAATCTCTTCCACGAAGAAGGAGAAATGTGAAGCCCAAGCTCAAGAGGCGTGGGAGACCACCGAGAAAACGGAAATTCAGAGACAACCCCTGGGAGGATGATGAGGAAGTGTCTGATAAGGATGctgatgatgatgaagaagaCTTGGGGCATTATAAAATGAATGGCAAGGCAGGAGGAAAAAGCAAATGGAATTACAGTTTTAAGGAAGATGATGAAGACATGTTCGTAGAGGCTGTGATCGAGGATGACGAACCGTCCAACGGAGAGGAG GATCCTGATATTTTGGGCAGTGAGGGGTCAGTGATGGTGTCTAATGAGATGTACGCAAACACCTCTGGACTTGGTGCTCAG GGATTATACTACAACATGTCGGGCGTGCCGGCGGTGCCTCATATGCTTGGATCAGTACCTCTGTGTAACAGCAATCCGGTGCCGATGGGTGAGGTCATGAGCGCTCTGCCGATGGGGGACGATATGACTCAGAACGGTTTTCTTCAGATTGAGATGGTGAGAGTGGGATCACCACTGTCACATTACACAGAAGAACCTCAGATCGCAGAACAACACATGCCAGAACCTCACCAGGAGCCCACGCCTGTG ATCACTCAGATCTTCAGTCTGGCGGGAGGAGAGAGCGACTGCGACCGAGACCAAGGCCTGATGGAGCTGTTCACTTCCCTAGGCCAGACGGTGCTGCCCGCTCACTGGGTGGCCGTCATGGCCAAAGGCCCGGTCCTCCAGCTCCTGCAGTGTTCCAAAATCTCCACCATGGCCGACACAGTGGTCCAGATCGAGAAGGGCTTCTTTTACCAGGTCAGCGTTCAGAACCAGCCTCTCCTACTTATGCACGCCATCTACTCGCGCCACCCCACCTGCCTCGAGACAGTCGATGATGTGGTGTCACTCTTGCTGGACTTGGAGGGGCTGGGCGTGTGTCAGGGCTACCAGAACTTCAACATGGGTTCCCCATGGGAGCCCAGAATGAGCGTGCGAGCGGCTCTGTGCGATTTGCTCATTCCCAAGGATGAGGAACAGTGTtcaaaatgcacacagcctgtGGAGGGTTAA
- the mbd1a gene encoding methyl-CpG-binding domain protein 1a isoform X2: protein MTDELNRASAEPETTKPEETVPVGADVVTVIVDNAAGNNMPGKVTVELPPDWLKPMEDDEDDGGEGVKRKTIDDVPKVKRRRGRPPIARNVRHGLTRVDFKRGLHADRPKNKTVRTLQEKTHSSLPSETAIPVPEPTRTPEVLPRTTPRIIRKPTSTSQRPRPIPISSGGGSSLFKTPNTEFQSPPRLTRVSPLSIDTSVTRNFVHSPVLKVGNVSEQAISTTGPGTNGTEPPLRLWLCPSLEPISPTKTQDTFSDQTVSLPDFSETTLNGRVTPKESFPLLSACESCGCPFSAQKIGDTVCYRCRPKPEKKQSPPNIVFRKKQHPKFKKIVKEDFVPDGDDDEDDWNSKKRNRRMCRQCVACLREDDCGKCDFCMDKPKFGGSNKKRQKCRLRQCKFQSKLLHGQRTNGMLNQSLPRRRRNVKPKLKRRGRPPRKRKFRDNPWEDDEEVSDKDADDDEEDLGHYKMNGKAGGKSKWNYSFKEDDEDMFVEAVIEDDEPSNGEEDPDILGSEGSVMVSNEMYANTSGLGAQGLYYNMSGVPAVPHMLGSVPLCNSNPVPMGEVMSALPMGDDMTQNGFLQIEMVRVGSPLSHYTEEPQIAEQHMPEPHQEPTPVITQIFSLAGGESDCDRDQGLMELFTSLGQTVLPAHWVAVMAKGPVLQLLQCSKISTMADTVVQIEKGFFYQVSVQNQPLLLMHAIYSRHPTCLETVDDVVSLLLDLEGLGVCQGYQNFNMGSPWEPRMSVRAALCDLLIPKDEEQCSKCTQPVEG from the exons ATGACGGATGAGCTGAACAGAGCATCAGCTGAACCAGAGACGACGAAACCGGAAGAGACTGTGCCGGTTGGAGCAGACGTTGTTACTGTCATTGTGGATAATGCAGCGGGGAACAACATGCCGGGAAAGGTGACGGTCGAGTTGCCACCTGATTGGCTGAAGCCAATGGAGGACGATGAAGATGATGGTGGTGAAGGTGTCAAGAGGAAGACCATTGATGACGT TCCGAAAGTAAAACGACGCAGAGGTCGGCCTCCCATTGCCAGAAATGTTAGACATGGACTTACTCGTGTAGATTTTAAGAGAGGATTGCATGCAGATCGCCCTAAAAATAAG ACTGTTCGTACTCTACAGGAAAAAACACATTCAAGTCTCCCATCCGAAACTGCCATTCCCGTCCCAGAACCAACCCGGACACCTGAGGTTTTACCCCGAACAACCCCGAGAATCATTCGCAAACCGACGTCGACATCCCAAAGACCCCGACCCATCCCCATCTCATCTGGAGGAGGCAGCAGTCTCTTCAAAACCCCCAACACCGAATTTCAAAGCCCGCCACGCCTCACAAGGGTCTCGCCGCTCAGCATTGACACATCCGTGACAAGGAATTTTGTTCACTCTCCAGTTTTAAAAGTGGGTAATGTTTCCGAACAGGCCATTTCCACTACCGGACCTGGAACAAATGGCACTGAGCCGCCCCTACGACTGTGGCTTTGTCCATCTCTGGAGCCCATTAGCCCTACAAAAACTCAGGATACGTTCTCAGATCAGACTGTAAGTTTACCAGATTTTTCGGAGACAACGCTTAATGGAAGAGTGACCCCAAAGGAAAGTTTTCCTCTGCTCAG TGCATGTGAAAGCTGTGGCTGCCCATTTTCTGCTCAGAAGATTGGAGACACGGTGTGCTACAGATGTAGGCCGAAAC CAGAGAAGAAGCAGTCCCCTCCAAATATTGTGTTTAGGAAG AAACAACATCCCAAATTTAAGAAAATTGTAAAAGAG GATTTTGTTCCTGATGGTGATGACGATGAGGATGACTGG AATTCAAAGAAGCGCAATCGCAGGATGTGCCGACAATGTGTTGCTTGTCTTCGTGAAGATGACTGTGGCAAATGTGATTTCTGCATGGACAAGCCCAAGTTTGGTGGCAGTAACAAGAAAAGGCAGAAATGTCGCTTAAGGCAGTGCAAGTTTCAGTCCAAGCTTCTTCATGGTCAAAGaacaaat GGAATGCTAAATCAATCTCTTCCACGAAGAAGGAGAAATGTGAAGCCCAAGCTCAAGAGGCGTGGGAGACCACCGAGAAAACGGAAATTCAGAGACAACCCCTGGGAGGATGATGAGGAAGTGTCTGATAAGGATGctgatgatgatgaagaagaCTTGGGGCATTATAAAATGAATGGCAAGGCAGGAGGAAAAAGCAAATGGAATTACAGTTTTAAGGAAGATGATGAAGACATGTTCGTAGAGGCTGTGATCGAGGATGACGAACCGTCCAACGGAGAGGAG GATCCTGATATTTTGGGCAGTGAGGGGTCAGTGATGGTGTCTAATGAGATGTACGCAAACACCTCTGGACTTGGTGCTCAG GGATTATACTACAACATGTCGGGCGTGCCGGCGGTGCCTCATATGCTTGGATCAGTACCTCTGTGTAACAGCAATCCGGTGCCGATGGGTGAGGTCATGAGCGCTCTGCCGATGGGGGACGATATGACTCAGAACGGTTTTCTTCAGATTGAGATGGTGAGAGTGGGATCACCACTGTCACATTACACAGAAGAACCTCAGATCGCAGAACAACACATGCCAGAACCTCACCAGGAGCCCACGCCTGTG ATCACTCAGATCTTCAGTCTGGCGGGAGGAGAGAGCGACTGCGACCGAGACCAAGGCCTGATGGAGCTGTTCACTTCCCTAGGCCAGACGGTGCTGCCCGCTCACTGGGTGGCCGTCATGGCCAAAGGCCCGGTCCTCCAGCTCCTGCAGTGTTCCAAAATCTCCACCATGGCCGACACAGTGGTCCAGATCGAGAAGGGCTTCTTTTACCAGGTCAGCGTTCAGAACCAGCCTCTCCTACTTATGCACGCCATCTACTCGCGCCACCCCACCTGCCTCGAGACAGTCGATGATGTGGTGTCACTCTTGCTGGACTTGGAGGGGCTGGGCGTGTGTCAGGGCTACCAGAACTTCAACATGGGTTCCCCATGGGAGCCCAGAATGAGCGTGCGAGCGGCTCTGTGCGATTTGCTCATTCCCAAGGATGAGGAACAGTGTtcaaaatgcacacagcctgtGGAGGGTTAA